The following is a genomic window from Clostridium sp..
CTACTATTGAAAACTTGGTTATGTCCTCGTCTATATCAACCTGGCTCCCTATATCACAGTGATCCTTCAGTATATTCAGGCACTCATCCAAATCTATCTTCGGTATAGTAAATGATATATTTATTTTATTGTCTACAGGTGCAGACTGGCTTATCATGTCTATATTTATATTTTTGCTTGCTATGCTTTCAAATAAATTTGCTATTAAATTTATACTTTCATCTATATTTTTTACTGTTACGGCCACATCATCATCACTAGTTGCAATTCCGGTTACCGGTTTATTTTCCATATTCATATTGCTTTCCCCCTTTATAATAGTTCCCTTTATTTTACTGTTGCTCAATCCCACGTATATAGATATATTATACTTTTGTGCAAGTTCTATGGACCTGGGATGCATTACCTGTGCCCCGAGACTTGAAAGCTCCAGCATTTCCTCATAATCTATCTCAAATAATTTTTTTGCATCTTTGTACTCTCTTGGATCTACACTGTATATTCCATCAACATCGGTGTAAATCTCACAGATGCCATTCAATTTTACAGCTATGGCTACCGCCGTAGTATCTGACCCTCCCCTTCCAAGAGTGGTTATATCACCTTCATCATTGATGCCCTGAAATCCAGCCACAATTACTATTTTTCCTTCATCAAGTTTTTCTTTAATTCTGTTCTTGTTTATATCTTCTATAAGTGATTTTCCATACTGGCCGCTGGTCTTTACTCCTATTTGATATCCAGTATAGCTTACAGCGTCCTGTCCCAATGACTTGACAGCCATGGCAAGCAGTGCGGCAGATCTCATTTCTCCTGTAGACAGAAGTGCATCCAATTCCCTTTTGTCGGGATTTTCCGTAACCTGATTTGCAAGATCTATGAGTTCATCCGTAGTATCTCCCATTGCAGATACTACAACTACAATACTGTCACCTGATTTTTTTCTGTCTATTACAGTATGGGCTATATTTTTTATCTTTTCTACCGTACTTACAGAACTTCCCCCGTATTTTTGAACAACAATTGCCACAATATCACTCCTTAAAATTTTATAAAAACAAAAGCAGCAAAGGAACACCTTTACTGCAAAATATGCAATGCTGTGTGTTACCTTTGTAGCTCTCCACCGAATCAATAAAACCCAGTGACAGGTTTGCATATATTATATGCAAATCCAAAAGACAGTTTCGCCAAACCGCCTTCTTCGGCTGTAATTCCTTTTTATGAGTCTGAACGCCCGCCGACTAAACCCATATACTCTTAATTACAGCGACCTCTACCTTAGGCAGAACAATTTTTTTAAATTGCTCTAAGTTTACCACAAATGTAGGCACATTTCAACCTGGAATTTATAAATTATAAAATTCTCTGAAGGATTTTAAGGCATAGAGATAATCCCTGACTCCTCCAAGCTCCCTTACAGAGTGCATGGATAGTATGGCAATCCCCATATCAAGGGACGTCATATTTACATGACTGGATGATATTGGACCTATAGTTGAACCGCCTCTTTCATCTGAACGATTTACAAATATCTGCACCGGAATACCTGCCCTGCGACATATCTCCCTGTACACGGCACCGGATACTCCATCTGTGGTATAACTCTGACTGGCACTTATTTTTATTATAGGTCCCCTGTTTATCACAGGTCTGTTTACCGGATCGGATTTTTCCTCATAGTTTGGATGAAGTGCGTGCCCCAGGTCACAGGATATTATAAAGGATTTTGATATGCTTCTGTAGAACTCATCCCTGTTCTTTTTCAAATTAAGTGCTATACGCTCCAGGACGGACAAAAGCATGGGTGAGTTGGCCCCCTGTTTAGTTGTACTTCCAACTTCCTCATTGTCAAAACACACCATTACATTTGTACTGTCCTTTACCCTGGAATTGGAAATGGCTTTTATGCCCGAATACACCATGCTCAAATCATCAAGTCTTCCTGATGATATAAATTCATTATTTGCACCTACAACTCTGCCTTTTTCAAACTCATACAAAAACAAATCGAAATCAAGTATTTTCTGCGAATCTATGGAAAGCTCCTCTGATATTATCCCATTTAAATACTTTTTATCACGGGAAAAAGTATCCGCAAGTGCCAGAAGGGGGAGCAGATGTTTTTGCCTGTTCAGTTTAACACCCGCATTCACATCCCTGTTCATATGTATTGCAAGGTTCGGTATGACCATCAACGGCCTTTTGACATTTATAAACCTTATATCAGGATTAAAGGGATCTTTACCTCTCAATACAACTCTGCCTGCCAGCGAAAGAGGCCTGTCCATCCATGTATTCAGTATCGGACCGCCGTATACTTCCGTATTCAGCTTTACATAGGAACCTTCAACTTCCATATCTGCATTGGGCTTTATTCTAAAACCCGGTGAATCCGTATGTGCAGCTACTATTCTGAATCCCTCATCTTCAATTTCCCCATTTCCCGGAATAAATGCCACAAGTGCGGATTGATTCTTTCTTGTAAAGTATTTTCCTCCCTTTTCAATCTTCCACGGCTCTCCCTCGTACAATTCAATAAATCCATGCCTTTCAAGCATTGCAGCAGCATTTTTTGCCGCATGAAAAGCTGTAGGACTTTCGTAAATATAGTCTATAAGTTCATTTGCCTCTTCAATTTGATATCTTTCATTATCCATAGTATATAAATTATCCTCCTGTTAAAATATGCCGGCTATCCCATTCGCATTCTGAAGCCCTTTGTTGAAGCCACTTCTCTGCCTATCATGACTATCTTCCCGGTTATACAGTTCACACAATGCTCTGGAGTGTCTCCAGTACATATCTTTCCCGGGTAGAGCGCATACAATTTCCTGTATATCCCCTCTGTCACATTCGGCATAACTACATTTGCCCCGCTTTGAAGAACCAGTGTCCTTCCATTTGGATTCAGGGTCTCCATTGCCGTAGTTGCAGGAATATTAATGTCGGGCATTATAAGCCTCATTATTGCCACAAATTTGCGTGCAGTTTCAAAGTCGCCGCCTTCTGCATCTTTAAGCGGGGTATCCTCATTTGGTATAAAAGGTCCGACACCAACCATATCTGCATCTATTTCCTTGAAAAACATCATATCATCGGCAAGGGATTCCACACTTTGTCCCGGGAGACCAATAAGACATCCTGTTCCCACTTCGTATCCAAGTGATTTCAAATCCCTGAGACATCGCTTTCTGTTTTCATGGCTCATGCCTGGATCCATATCCCTGTACAGTTCAGGATCTGTAGTTTCTATTCTCAGAAGATATCTGTCCGCTCCAGCTTCTTTATATGCCCTATATTCTTTAAAGCTCTTCTCTCCAATACTCAAAGTTACAGCTACATTCATCTTTTTTATATTTGATATGATATATTTCATTATATCAACAGTATAGTAATCATCTTCTCCGGACTGCATGACAAGAGTTCTGTAACCATATCCAACAGCTTTTTGAGCCAGCTCTATAATTCTGTCAGGTTCTATCCTGTATCGCTTTATATTTTTGTTTGAACGCCTGAGACCACAGTACATGCAATTTCTCTTGCATATATTGGAAAACTCTATGAGTCCTCTTAAATGCACCTTGTCTCCCACATACTTTTTTCTGACTCTGTCCGCAGCTTCAAAAAGTTCACTGCTGTATCTATTTTCCAGCAAAAGCTCCACTATATCATCTTTATGCATGCAATGGCATTTCTCTGCATATTTTATTGCAAAGGACAAGTCTTTCATAAATATTCACATCCTTTCTCTGCATATTTTATTTTAAGATACATCCCAGGTCCTGTATACGCTCAATTCATGCAGAGCCCGTGTAGCCATTATATATTTGAGCTTATTCATGCTTTTCTGACTATTAAAAAAGTCATCCACCATTATTACTGCATCAAATTCCAGTCCCTTTGCAAAGTAACTTGGAATCAATATTTCTCCTTTTGAATATATCATATCTTCTCTGTAAAACACATTTATATGTATTTTTTCTTTGATTGGTGCACTTAACATCTTAATCTGCTTTAAAGACTTGCATATTACGGCTATGCTCTCATACCCTTTTCTCTTGAATTTATCAATATCTTCTATTATCCCTTCAACAAGCTCATCCATATTATGGGTCTGGTGTTCTATAACCTTTTCACCGTTTCTCACACCAACTGCAGAACTTTTTTCAAGATATCTATTGGCGTACTCCATGATTTCGCTTGTAGATCTATAACTTGTAGTAAGGGAAAAGTTTCTTACATCAAG
Proteins encoded in this region:
- a CDS encoding aspartate kinase, with translation MAIVVQKYGGSSVSTVEKIKNIAHTVIDRKKSGDSIVVVVSAMGDTTDELIDLANQVTENPDKRELDALLSTGEMRSAALLAMAVKSLGQDAVSYTGYQIGVKTSGQYGKSLIEDINKNRIKEKLDEGKIVIVAGFQGINDEGDITTLGRGGSDTTAVAIAVKLNGICEIYTDVDGIYSVDPREYKDAKKLFEIDYEEMLELSSLGAQVMHPRSIELAQKYNISIYVGLSNSKIKGTIIKGESNMNMENKPVTGIATSDDDVAVTVKNIDESINLIANLFESIASKNINIDMISQSAPVDNKINISFTIPKIDLDECLNILKDHCDIGSQVDIDEDITKFSIVGIGMKTTSGVAAKMFKLFRENNIQVKMITTSEIRVTCAIKHKDKLRTVKIVAEKFNL
- a CDS encoding M18 family aminopeptidase, yielding MDNERYQIEEANELIDYIYESPTAFHAAKNAAAMLERHGFIELYEGEPWKIEKGGKYFTRKNQSALVAFIPGNGEIEDEGFRIVAAHTDSPGFRIKPNADMEVEGSYVKLNTEVYGGPILNTWMDRPLSLAGRVVLRGKDPFNPDIRFINVKRPLMVIPNLAIHMNRDVNAGVKLNRQKHLLPLLALADTFSRDKKYLNGIISEELSIDSQKILDFDLFLYEFEKGRVVGANNEFISSGRLDDLSMVYSGIKAISNSRVKDSTNVMVCFDNEEVGSTTKQGANSPMLLSVLERIALNLKKNRDEFYRSISKSFIISCDLGHALHPNYEEKSDPVNRPVINRGPIIKISASQSYTTDGVSGAVYREICRRAGIPVQIFVNRSDERGGSTIGPISSSHVNMTSLDMGIAILSMHSVRELGGVRDYLYALKSFREFYNL
- the hydE gene encoding [FeFe] hydrogenase H-cluster radical SAM maturase HydE; the encoded protein is MKDLSFAIKYAEKCHCMHKDDIVELLLENRYSSELFEAADRVRKKYVGDKVHLRGLIEFSNICKRNCMYCGLRRSNKNIKRYRIEPDRIIELAQKAVGYGYRTLVMQSGEDDYYTVDIMKYIISNIKKMNVAVTLSIGEKSFKEYRAYKEAGADRYLLRIETTDPELYRDMDPGMSHENRKRCLRDLKSLGYEVGTGCLIGLPGQSVESLADDMMFFKEIDADMVGVGPFIPNEDTPLKDAEGGDFETARKFVAIMRLIMPDINIPATTAMETLNPNGRTLVLQSGANVVMPNVTEGIYRKLYALYPGKICTGDTPEHCVNCITGKIVMIGREVASTKGFRMRMG